The Sulfurospirillum diekertiae genomic sequence AACAAAGCTCTATCCTGCATTAAAGCATGTGATTATTTAAATATCTGGTGTCATTTGAAGTTTGACTTCAATGGCATTTCCCTCTTTGAGCGAGGCTGCTACAAGTGCCCCTTCTACTCTTGCCTTAAAGCTACCCATGGTATCTTTAGGTGCAAGGGATGTAATACCATAACTGCAACTTATTTTCCCAACACGAGCAAACTTTGTCTCTTCAAAAATGGCTTGAAGTTTTTGGGCTACTTTTTGACCTGCTCGAAAGTCAACATCGGGTAGCAGTAGTGCAAATTGATCGTTTGTCCATTTTCCCAAAATATCAACTTCACGGGTATTTTTTTTGACTAATTGAATAAAATCTTTTTTGAATGCTGTAATAACCTCGGCTGGGAAAATTTTAGTGAGATTTTTAAGCATTGTGATGTCGATTAAAACCAGTGTAAATTCGGTATGGTAACGTTTGTGACGTTTAAACTCATGTTCAATATATTCTTGTACTTTTGTAAAATTAATAATATTCAATACTTTGTCAAAATGGCTTATCGTATCACTCGAATATTGAGTATTGATACTTTGTAAAAGCTCTTTTTTTGCTGCTAAAGAGAGTGCAAAAGTGAGCATTTGTACATATTTTTGAATCATTGGAATCGCATGTTCAATAAAATGAGCGTCATCAGAGGCAAGCATCAAATTGCCCAAAGGAAATTCACTGCGATCTTCTTTGAGCATAAAACTAAAGAGCGTAAATGATTTCGTATCAACTTTAACAGAGTCCTGTGAAAAGCCCCGTTTTTCTATAAAGCAACTAATAGCAACCTCTTCAACAGCACTTCTTGAAGCATTCGTACGAAAAGGGAGAATCTCTTTTGAGCGGAAAGTTGCTTTAATAAACTCATTTTCGTTGTAAAGAGTAAGAGACTCTTTGTTGTAAATAAAAAGTAGGCTTGATTCAAGGTGTAAAATCTCTTGTAGAATTTCAAGTGATTTGATCACATTTATTTTGGTAGAAAGCGAAGAAAAAAGAATATCAGCGACACGTTGGAGTTCACCAAATTCATTGATAGCTTCTTTTTGGGTTTTTTGAAAAGCATTTGATTTAAAAAAGAGAGGTGTGAGGCTTAAAATAAACAAAAGTCCTGCGGTAAGAAGCTTAACAAAAATAAGGCCATGGGACGTCATAAGGAACAGCTCATCACTCAATGCTGAGTTGTACAATGAGGCATTGGTATAAGAATCAAGAACCCAGTAAAGTATCGTAATGGTAAAGGCTAAGAAAATAAAATGTTTTTTTTGCATCGTGATTAACTCAATGAAGACGTAATAGCCGATTCGAAAAGAATTCCATCAATCGTATGAGATGCCGCAAATTCAATATCATTGTCATCGTTACTAAGCAGGAGCACTTTGCCTTCAAAGAGGTAGTCATCTGCAACTTTTTGTGCATGAAGTGCCAATGTTTTATCGACAACAAAGTAAGAAGCGCCTAATGCATTGGCTAAAACAAGCTCTTTAATCTGCTTTACATGTAAAGCGAACGAGAGCTTTTGTGTGGAGCAATATGCAATTAATGTAGGATCAAAATTGAACAGTATGGTTGCATTGGAAGGTGTTTTAGCAATCTGATCCACCGAGTCAACACGATAAAAAGGCGTACTCGGGATAAGTTCATGTCCAATGAGTAACATTAGGGTAACCTCGCACACTCTTTTGAGCAGTAGAAAAGGCCATCTTTAATGATTGCCTCTTTGTGGCTAATAAAAGTTGAACACGCTTGGCATTCGACCATCGTTTCTCCTTCTAAAACTTTTTTAGAAGATTTTTTTTGAATATCTTCTTTACGGCTATTTTTAAAGAAAAAGAGATAGATTAAAAAAATAACAGCAATAAACAAAGCAATTTTAAGCAACATCAACATCCTTCATCACTAAGTAGTAGCGTTTGTCACGTTGATAAACCTGACAATTTTGCAACCCTTTGATCTCCTCTTCAACCAATTCGCCTTTATAAAAAAGCAATGTGGTATCAGGAGTAATAAAATCTTTGCACAGTTTGATTAACATTTTAGTGTTAGTTACGGCGCGAGAACTAATAAGCTCAACTTTGAAAGGGGAAACCTTTTCAACTCTGTGTGTAACTATATCGACATTTTTGAGTTCAAGCGTTGTTTTGGCTAAATGCAAAAAAGCACTTTTTTTCGCGATTGGCTCAAAAAGTGTAAAATGCACCTGTGGTAGCGCAAGGGCAAGTAATAATCCTGGAAAACCAGCTCCTGTCCCAATATCAATCGCATGCTTTAACTCGTTTAGATGTAAAAATTGTAATGGATAGATACTATCGTCAATATTTTTAAGAACAGCTTCTTTTGTTTTAGCACCCGATATATTATGCGTTAGGTTGTATTTTAAAAGAAGTTCGATGAGTATCTCAACGTTGCTCCAAAAAGATTGAGGAAGATCATAATGGGTATTCATCATAATAAAGTAACCTTTTTGTCATGACTTTAGTCAAGGTGTAACGTTATAGTTTCTTAATATAATACAGTATATGTCATTAAGAGCCTATTAATAAAGAAATATAGATACACTTTTGTAGAGTAAATACAATCAAAAGAGGGGGAATTATGAGTATTAAGAAAAAACTTCTTTTTGTTTTAGCGATAGTGATGGCTTATCTTTTCTTGAATGTTTTTCAAGTTATGAATGAATCATTTCATCAAAAAAAGAAATTGTCTGAGGCGGCGACGCTCAATACGCTTTCCACAAAACTGAGTCTTTTTATTCATGAAACCCAGAAAGAAAGGGGCATGAGTGCAGGTTTTCTAGGATCTGGGGGTAAAAAATTTGGTGATGTTTTACCAAAACAGAGAGTCCTAACAGATGAGAGTCTGGTAAAACTCAAAGAATACGTAGTGCAAATAGATCTTTCGAAATTTCCAGAAGAGTTGCAAAAAGAGCTCTCCTCGCTTCAAGAAGATGCTAGTAAAATCTCTTCCATACGAGCGCAAGTGGATGGTCTTAAAATCAGTATGCAAGATAGCGTTGCCTTTTATACCAAGATGAACACAAAAATTTTACATGTAACCGACAGTGTGGCAAAAGTTTCTGAGGTGGCAGAGCTTGTAAAAGTGCTTTCTTCGTATTCTCATTTTTTGAAACTCAAAGAGCTTGTGGGTATTGAGCGTGCGGTTATGAGTGGAACGTTTGCGAGCAATGCGTTTGCGCCTGGCACTTTTGCTAAATGGAATGGGCTGATGTCATCACAAATAGCCTACACAGAAGCTTTTTTAGCCTTTGCTACGGATGATATTAAACAACTTTTTGCCCAAAAAATGAACGATAATTCCATCCATGAAGTCGAAAAATTTCGCTCTATTGCCTTAGCAAAAGTGAATGAAGGCAACTTTGGTGTAGATCCACAAGTGTGGTTTAATACCATAACACAGAAGATAGAAATCTTGAAAACAATTGATGATGGTATTTCTAAAAGTAGTAGTGAATTGATTCAAAAACTTGATCATGACGCTACGAATGAGATGATCATATCGGTTCTTATTAGTGGAGTATTTGGAATCGTATTGCTTGCTATTCTTTTCTTTACACAAAAGGGTATTATTGAAAGTGTGTATAGTAGCCATGTTCAAATAAGCACTATGGCGAAAGAGAAAGATTTGACAAAGCATATCGTTCTTAAAAACACAACGGATGAGCTGGCTCAAATATCGGATGATATTAATAACATGGTGACGTCTTTTGCTACAACTTTAACCCATACGCTTCAAACGTTAGATGTAACCAATACACAAAGTCAAAAGCTTGACCATGTCATTGTCTCTTTAGGTGAAAGCATTGAACAGCAGGAAAAAAATATTGTCGATATGAATCTTTTGGTCTCAGATGTTGGGATAGAATTAGATGGAATTGAAAAAGCTTCTATTGCAACGACGGATGATTTGCACATTACGGCCAATACATTGGACGAGTTTATTCAAAGTTTGAATCAGTCTGTGCAAAGTATCGAAAATGGTTCAGAACGCCAAAATGACTTAGCACAAAAAGTCCATACACTAAGCGAGCAGGCACGCAGTATTCGCGAAATTTTGAGCATTATTGGTGATATTGCAGATCAAACCAATCTTCTTGCCCTCAACGCTGCCATAGAAGCAGCACGTGCGGGTGAACATGGACGTGGTTTTGCCGTCGTCGCCGATGAAGTGAGAAAACTAGCCGAACGTACACAAAAGAGTCTTTTGGAAATCAGTGCGAATGTGAATGTCATTACTCAAAGTGTGAACGATATAGCAGAAGACACAAAACAAACGACCGAAGAGATGCTTGGGTCATCACAATTAGCCAAAGAGCTTATTTTACATGTAGAAGGAACGAAAGAAAAACTTTCCAGTACGTATATCAAGTCAACAGATGTTCGCAATAAAACAACATACGTTGCCACTCGTACTAAAAATCTGGTCGGTTTGATGGCCAGTATTGTAAACGGTACAACACTCAATAAAACATTAAGTCATGAGGTAGGAGAAGTTTCTGTATCTCTCTCTAATGGAGCGAATGAATTAGAAAAGACACTCAAGCAGTTTAAAGTATAGAAAAGGAGTGAGCCTTTGGGGCTCGCTCTTCTTAAAGTTTGATTGAAGCGCTATATTCGCCATGAAGATTACAGCGAGATATGGCAGAGAGTATTTTGACATCTTTGGTATTGACACGTGCTGCAAGAAAACCTCTTGATGTTGTTGGCTCAAGTGAGACATCTGCCACTTTTTTACCATCGGCTAAAAGTTCGATTTCATAAATCCAATGGTTATCAACGCTTGGGTGAATGACCCCTTTTTGTCCGATGTTGACTTCAACCAACGAAAATCCTTGTGCGTCTGCCGCACCTACTTTAATTTCAGGAGAATGTTTGAGTTCAAGCTCTGTCATGTTCGCAGGGTCTTTGATTTCCATTTTCTTTTTGTTGACAATCAATTTTTCATCATAAGCCGAAGCATACGTGGTTGCAAGTGCTGCTATGGCGGCTAGTTTAAGGGCATCTCTTCGTAACATATAGAACTCCTTTTAAATTAAGTTTGGTGTTGGAAATTACTTCAAATTTGCGTTTGCAAAATCCCAATTAATCAGATGATTAAAGAAAATATCTAAATAATCGGCACGTTTGTTTTGATAATCCAGATAGTAGGCATGTTCCCACACATCAACGGTCAGAATTGGCTTAATGCCATGCGCAATGGGCGTATCTGCATTGGCAGTTTTCATGATCTCTAAAGTACCATTTTTAACCACGAGCCATGCCCAGCCACTACCAAATTGTGTAAGTCCTGCATTTTTAAACGCCTGAATAAAAGCGTCGTAACTTCCAAAGGCAGCATTAATTTTAGCAGCAATTTCACCACTGGGTACTCCGCCTCCTTTGGGTTTCATAGAGTTCCAGTAAAAGGTATGATTCCACACTTGCGCGGCATTGTTAAAGATACCGACACGATCAGGATTGTTAACTGATTTTAAAATGAGACCCTCAAGAGGTTCATTGGCTAAGTCGGTTCCTTCAATCAATTTCAGGAGGTTGGTTACATAGGTTTGATGATGTTTGCCATGATGGATTTCTAATGTTTTTGCACCAATATAAGGTTCAAGTGCCTCATTAGCATAAGGAAGATTGGGTAATACAATTGCCATACTAAATCCTTTCAAATAAGCTTTAGCCTTAAGAGATATCTAAGCTATTCTTAAGGCTTGTACTCATTCTATATTAAATCTACTTTAGAGTCAAGAGTATTTTTTTTTAAGTTAAAAATCTTTACATGTAAACATATTTTTACGCTTGTATCGTTCCGCAATAAGGACATTTTTTAGCCGCAACAGGAATAGCCATCGCGCACTCTGGGCACGCTTTTGTGATTGCATCAGGTACTTTTTTAGGCGCGATTTTTCCATACCCCTTGATCATCATAAACATGACAAATCCTAAAATAACAAAGGAGGTTAAGTCATTGAAAAAGACACCTAGTTTCATGGCAGGTGCCCCTGCTTTTTCCAAATCTGCTAATGAGGCATAGGTTTTACCATCCAGCGCAATGAAAAGGGAAGAGAAATCAACATTGCCTAAGAGTAGACCAATGGGAGGCATAATCACATTGGCAACCAGTGATTTGACAATGGTCGCAAAAGCGGCACCAAAGATAAAACCAACCGCCATATCGACGACATTGCCTTTGAGCAAAAAATCACGAAACTCTTTTAACATGAAAGCTCCTTTAAAGGGTGATCTGTTTGATAAAATATTTGGGGGATTCAACGTAGCCTTGACGTGTGTAAAAACGGTGCGCCTCTGTGCGTCTTTCATTGCAATGCACTTCGATACGATCGCATCCTCTCTCTTTGGCAATGTGTGAGGCATAGGCTTCAAGTTCAGCTCCAATGTGATGAGAGCGCATGGTTTCATCCACGATAAAATAACTGATACGTAAAAAAGAGCCTAAAAGGGCGATTTGAGGAATGACATGTAAAGACAGAAGGGCACTGACTTTGCCTTCAACTTCGTAGCAAAGTAACATGGCATCAGGGTTTTCTAAGAGCTCCTCGATGCGCACTTTAATAAAAGGGTGGGTATTGGCATAGCCAAGTTGGGTAAGCAGTTCGACAATACTGTCACTATCTTTAACCGTAGCATTACGTATCATAGTCTCTCCTAAAGAAGATGCCCCATCTGCTCTTTTTTGGTTTTTAAATAACCTGCATTAAATTTATTGGAAGGAATAATCACAGGAATGCGCTCAACAATGTCGATATGTTTTAAGCTCTCTATCTTTTTAGGATTGTTGGTTAAAAGCTTAATTTTTGTGATCTTAAAATAGTCCAAAATAAATTCCACCATCTCATAAGTGCGCTCATCATCTAAAAAACCAAGTTGATGATTGGCTTCGATGGTATTAAAGCCTTTATCTTGAAGCGCATAGGCATTGACTTTGTTGAGTAGCCCAATGTTTC encodes the following:
- a CDS encoding GGDEF domain-containing protein, translated to MQKKHFIFLAFTITILYWVLDSYTNASLYNSALSDELFLMTSHGLIFVKLLTAGLLFILSLTPLFFKSNAFQKTQKEAINEFGELQRVADILFSSLSTKINVIKSLEILQEILHLESSLLFIYNKESLTLYNENEFIKATFRSKEILPFRTNASRSAVEEVAISCFIEKRGFSQDSVKVDTKSFTLFSFMLKEDRSEFPLGNLMLASDDAHFIEHAIPMIQKYVQMLTFALSLAAKKELLQSINTQYSSDTISHFDKVLNIINFTKVQEYIEHEFKRHKRYHTEFTLVLIDITMLKNLTKIFPAEVITAFKKDFIQLVKKNTREVDILGKWTNDQFALLLPDVDFRAGQKVAQKLQAIFEETKFARVGKISCSYGITSLAPKDTMGSFKARVEGALVAASLKEGNAIEVKLQMTPDI
- a CDS encoding PP0621 family protein gives rise to the protein MLLKIALFIAVIFLIYLFFFKNSRKEDIQKKSSKKVLEGETMVECQACSTFISHKEAIIKDGLFYCSKECARLP
- the rsmG gene encoding 16S rRNA (guanine(527)-N(7))-methyltransferase RsmG → MMNTHYDLPQSFWSNVEILIELLLKYNLTHNISGAKTKEAVLKNIDDSIYPLQFLHLNELKHAIDIGTGAGFPGLLLALALPQVHFTLFEPIAKKSAFLHLAKTTLELKNVDIVTHRVEKVSPFKVELISSRAVTNTKMLIKLCKDFITPDTTLLFYKGELVEEEIKGLQNCQVYQRDKRYYLVMKDVDVA
- a CDS encoding methyl-accepting chemotaxis protein, yielding MSIKKKLLFVLAIVMAYLFLNVFQVMNESFHQKKKLSEAATLNTLSTKLSLFIHETQKERGMSAGFLGSGGKKFGDVLPKQRVLTDESLVKLKEYVVQIDLSKFPEELQKELSSLQEDASKISSIRAQVDGLKISMQDSVAFYTKMNTKILHVTDSVAKVSEVAELVKVLSSYSHFLKLKELVGIERAVMSGTFASNAFAPGTFAKWNGLMSSQIAYTEAFLAFATDDIKQLFAQKMNDNSIHEVEKFRSIALAKVNEGNFGVDPQVWFNTITQKIEILKTIDDGISKSSSELIQKLDHDATNEMIISVLISGVFGIVLLAILFFTQKGIIESVYSSHVQISTMAKEKDLTKHIVLKNTTDELAQISDDINNMVTSFATTLTHTLQTLDVTNTQSQKLDHVIVSLGESIEQQEKNIVDMNLLVSDVGIELDGIEKASIATTDDLHITANTLDEFIQSLNQSVQSIENGSERQNDLAQKVHTLSEQARSIREILSIIGDIADQTNLLALNAAIEAARAGEHGRGFAVVADEVRKLAERTQKSLLEISANVNVITQSVNDIAEDTKQTTEEMLGSSQLAKELILHVEGTKEKLSSTYIKSTDVRNKTTYVATRTKNLVGLMASIVNGTTLNKTLSHEVGEVSVSLSNGANELEKTLKQFKV
- a CDS encoding desulfoferrodoxin family protein, which encodes MLRRDALKLAAIAALATTYASAYDEKLIVNKKKMEIKDPANMTELELKHSPEIKVGAADAQGFSLVEVNIGQKGVIHPSVDNHWIYEIELLADGKKVADVSLEPTTSRGFLAARVNTKDVKILSAISRCNLHGEYSASIKL
- a CDS encoding superoxide dismutase, yielding MAIVLPNLPYANEALEPYIGAKTLEIHHGKHHQTYVTNLLKLIEGTDLANEPLEGLILKSVNNPDRVGIFNNAAQVWNHTFYWNSMKPKGGGVPSGEIAAKINAAFGSYDAFIQAFKNAGLTQFGSGWAWLVVKNGTLEIMKTANADTPIAHGIKPILTVDVWEHAYYLDYQNKRADYLDIFFNHLINWDFANANLK
- the mscL gene encoding large conductance mechanosensitive channel protein MscL; translation: MLKEFRDFLLKGNVVDMAVGFIFGAAFATIVKSLVANVIMPPIGLLLGNVDFSSLFIALDGKTYASLADLEKAGAPAMKLGVFFNDLTSFVILGFVMFMMIKGYGKIAPKKVPDAITKACPECAMAIPVAAKKCPYCGTIQA
- a CDS encoding GNAT family N-acetyltransferase, with the translated sequence MIRNATVKDSDSIVELLTQLGYANTHPFIKVRIEELLENPDAMLLCYEVEGKVSALLSLHVIPQIALLGSFLRISYFIVDETMRSHHIGAELEAYASHIAKERGCDRIEVHCNERRTEAHRFYTRQGYVESPKYFIKQITL
- the ribA gene encoding GTP cyclohydrolase II, with amino-acid sequence MKIEISEIANLPSRFGTFKIQSFKEGIKEHLVIFKEPLGEIPLVRVHSECLTGDSIGSLKCDCRDQLEFALKTVEQNGGMVIYLRQEGRNIGLLNKVNAYALQDKGFNTIEANHQLGFLDDERTYEMVEFILDYFKITKIKLLTNNPKKIESLKHIDIVERIPVIIPSNKFNAGYLKTKKEQMGHLL